In one window of Deinococcus cellulosilyticus NBRC 106333 = KACC 11606 DNA:
- a CDS encoding amino acid ABC transporter permease, protein MKQATELPLPAPSRPEPLKWVRENLFNGVWNSLLTIITLVLLFFFLKGALSWAFTQARWDVIPANFRLLMVGPYPQESLWRVWAGVMLLNLLAGMHLGNSNRTRIPAELRNTWLTFLVIIAAYSALQFSAPSAKFLPAVFAVLTVAFFVGRAIKSISTLGWTITWVVGFVAFLFLIGGNLGGGAVTTDLWGGLLLTFLLAVVAIVASFPLGILLAIGRKSSLPIVSGFCVVFIEVVRGVPLIAVLFMAQLFLPLFLPDVRIDKVLRAMVALTIFSAAYLAEYLRGGLQAVPKGQDEAARAMGLTGTQTMILIVLPQALRAVVPAIVGQFISLFKDTSLVAIIGLTDLLGVANSITANSNYIGLSKEVYIGITLIYLFFTIPMARASRAVEARLNESKR, encoded by the coding sequence ATGAAACAGGCAACTGAACTTCCCCTCCCTGCCCCCAGCCGTCCCGAACCCCTCAAATGGGTGCGGGAAAACCTGTTCAATGGCGTCTGGAACAGCCTGCTGACCATCATCACCCTGGTCCTGCTGTTCTTCTTCCTGAAAGGTGCCCTCAGCTGGGCCTTCACCCAGGCCCGGTGGGATGTGATCCCTGCCAATTTCCGCCTGCTGATGGTCGGCCCTTACCCTCAGGAAAGCCTGTGGCGCGTCTGGGCTGGCGTGATGCTGCTCAACTTGCTGGCCGGAATGCATCTGGGCAACAGCAACCGGACCCGGATTCCCGCAGAATTGCGCAACACCTGGCTGACCTTTCTGGTGATCATCGCTGCTTACAGTGCACTGCAATTCAGTGCACCCAGTGCCAAATTTCTGCCTGCCGTCTTCGCCGTCCTGACCGTGGCCTTCTTTGTGGGCCGGGCCATCAAGTCCATCAGCACCCTGGGGTGGACCATCACCTGGGTGGTTGGCTTTGTGGCTTTCCTGTTCCTGATCGGAGGCAACCTCGGAGGAGGCGCAGTGACCACCGACCTCTGGGGAGGTCTGCTCCTGACCTTCCTGCTCGCCGTGGTCGCCATTGTGGCCTCGTTTCCTCTGGGCATCCTGCTGGCCATTGGACGCAAATCCAGTTTGCCCATCGTCTCAGGGTTCTGTGTGGTCTTCATTGAAGTGGTGCGCGGGGTGCCCCTGATCGCTGTGCTCTTCATGGCACAGCTTTTCCTGCCCCTCTTTTTGCCCGACGTGCGGATCGACAAGGTGCTCAGGGCAATGGTGGCCCTCACCATCTTCAGTGCTGCTTACCTTGCTGAATACCTGCGTGGTGGCCTGCAAGCCGTTCCCAAAGGCCAGGATGAAGCTGCCCGTGCCATGGGCCTCACAGGCACCCAGACCATGATTCTGATTGTGCTTCCGCAGGCCCTCAGAGCAGTGGTTCCAGCCATCGTGGGGCAGTTCATCAGCCTGTTCAAGGACACCTCCCTGGTGGCCATCATCGGGCTCACGGACCTGCTCGGGGTGGCGAACAGCATCACCGCAAACAGCAATTACATCGGCCTGAGCAAAGAAGTCTACATT